One stretch of Halapricum desulfuricans DNA includes these proteins:
- a CDS encoding VirB4 family type IV secretion system protein gives MESTQQSLLTPGAIEEHPATVELDGSWTQTFWIAGYPDAPTDGLFEQLYSSADARQTDISIHLDPRDTDATLDGIENHIESLDADVEYLTEKRRAGARGLAKDLADYRDLYDVLRNTPTKAFDVSMFLTTSAEERDALDPERVRKTAMRAPSNLTPVTPRWRQVTALTATSPICRDPLDEAIDTTTPMLAGAVGAMFPFHAGAFAEHGIEYGTYALNESPLVIDRFARETGYCMMTIGQLGAGKSFATKLHLLRRAMFDPETIVVMLDPMEGFATLTEVLDGERVTVGGTRGLNPLDIRPTPQSVLDRVRDLDPWAEQISWVVTFFETFFQHVANNPLEDRKQTLRRAIQETYERAGITRDPATHDERSPTTTDLIDVLETMLADPEEFGYETDGEQRSVVLDVESLLKDLRPSFREGGDLANLARPTAFDLDSNVIYLDLHQDEGVRGRSETSLMMQVLFNAVYERAKGTDKRVIFAIDEAHYLLNDSASLGYLETAVRHSRHYDLSLQFITQTGGEFELTAEAKTIADLCSITVIHRVKEDAGQLAEWFGLTEREANWVRTAKAGNEDDGFSEALLGIDEEGWFPVRVRASPFEADAIDSSG, from the coding sequence GTGGAATCCACACAGCAGTCGTTGCTCACGCCCGGTGCGATCGAAGAGCATCCGGCGACGGTCGAACTCGACGGCTCCTGGACACAGACGTTCTGGATTGCGGGCTATCCCGATGCGCCGACCGATGGGCTGTTCGAACAGCTCTATTCGAGTGCTGACGCCCGACAGACGGATATCTCGATCCACCTCGATCCGCGCGATACAGACGCCACGCTCGACGGGATCGAGAACCACATCGAGTCATTGGATGCCGACGTCGAATACCTCACCGAGAAGCGCCGTGCCGGGGCACGTGGCCTCGCCAAAGATCTGGCAGACTATCGTGACCTCTACGACGTGTTACGGAACACACCCACGAAGGCGTTCGACGTCTCGATGTTCCTCACCACGTCGGCCGAAGAACGCGACGCACTCGATCCGGAACGCGTCCGCAAGACGGCGATGCGCGCCCCATCGAATCTGACGCCCGTCACACCGCGCTGGCGACAGGTAACAGCGCTCACCGCTACGAGCCCGATCTGTCGGGATCCCCTCGATGAGGCGATAGACACGACCACACCCATGCTTGCCGGGGCCGTCGGCGCGATGTTTCCTTTCCACGCTGGGGCGTTCGCCGAACACGGTATCGAGTACGGCACCTACGCACTGAACGAGAGTCCACTCGTCATCGATCGCTTCGCTCGCGAAACCGGTTACTGCATGATGACTATCGGCCAGCTCGGCGCAGGCAAATCCTTCGCGACCAAGCTCCACCTGTTGCGCCGGGCGATGTTCGATCCCGAGACGATTGTCGTCATGCTTGATCCAATGGAAGGGTTCGCAACGCTCACCGAGGTGCTCGACGGCGAGCGTGTCACTGTCGGCGGAACGCGTGGCCTGAACCCGCTCGATATTCGGCCGACACCACAGTCAGTCCTCGACCGCGTCCGCGATCTCGACCCCTGGGCCGAACAGATCTCCTGGGTCGTCACGTTCTTCGAGACGTTTTTCCAGCACGTCGCGAACAACCCGCTGGAAGACCGCAAACAGACCCTGCGCCGAGCGATCCAGGAGACCTACGAACGTGCCGGGATTACCCGCGATCCGGCCACACATGACGAGCGCTCACCAACGACTACGGACCTTATCGATGTCCTCGAAACTATGCTTGCGGATCCTGAGGAGTTCGGCTATGAAACCGACGGCGAGCAGCGAAGTGTCGTCCTCGACGTCGAATCACTCCTAAAGGATCTCCGTCCGTCCTTTCGGGAGGGCGGTGACCTCGCGAATCTAGCGCGGCCGACGGCGTTCGACCTCGACTCGAACGTCATCTATCTCGATCTTCATCAAGACGAGGGTGTGCGTGGCCGCAGCGAGACCAGTCTCATGATGCAGGTGCTGTTCAACGCCGTCTATGAGCGTGCGAAAGGGACTGACAAGCGCGTCATCTTCGCGATCGACGAAGCACACTACCTGCTCAACGACTCCGCCTCGCTCGGCTACCTCGAGACGGCCGTGCGGCACAGTCGCCACTACGATCTCTCCCTCCAGTTCATCACGCAGACGGGTGGTGAGTTCGAACTGACCGCCGAAGCGAAGACGATCGCTGATCTCTGTTCGATCACGGTCATCCATCGCGTCAAAGAAGACGCCGGCCAGCTCGCCGAGTGGTTCGGGCTCACCGAGCGCGAGGCCAATTGGGTCCGAACCGCGAAGGCAGGCAACGAAGACGATGGCTTCTCCGAAGCACTCTTGGGGATCGACGAGGAAGGCTGGTTTCCAGTTCGGGTGCGCGCCAGTCCGTTCGAGGCCGACGCAATCGACAGCAGCGGCTGA
- a CDS encoding archaemetzincin family Zn-dependent metalloprotease, which yields MHVDIVPVGDVSASVKREASAGLRSVYDCDVTVHDTQSIPTGAYDSSREQYRAEEFIQLASELGGGQKNIAITDKDLFYRRRNYVFGLAYLDGNGSVISTYRLQTSSDGGFTNRSSGEVFAERVRKEVVHEIGHTLGLEHCDNKRCVMSFSPTVREVDVKEQHLCGSCQREIL from the coding sequence ATGCACGTCGATATCGTGCCGGTCGGCGACGTGTCCGCCTCGGTCAAACGCGAGGCGTCGGCCGGACTCCGATCTGTCTACGACTGCGACGTGACCGTCCACGACACGCAGTCGATCCCGACGGGGGCCTACGATTCGAGCCGCGAACAGTACCGGGCCGAGGAGTTCATCCAGCTCGCCAGCGAGCTCGGTGGGGGCCAGAAGAACATCGCGATCACCGACAAGGACCTGTTCTACCGGCGGCGCAACTACGTCTTCGGACTCGCCTATCTCGACGGCAACGGGTCGGTCATCTCGACCTATCGCCTGCAGACCTCCTCAGACGGCGGCTTCACCAACCGCTCCTCCGGCGAGGTGTTCGCCGAGCGCGTCCGCAAGGAGGTCGTCCACGAGATCGGCCACACCCTCGGGCTCGAGCACTGCGACAACAAGCGCTGCGTGATGAGTTTCTCCCCGACCGTCCGCGAGGTCGACGTCAAGGAACAGCACCTCTGTGGGTCCTGCCAGCGCGAGATCCTCTAG
- a CDS encoding inositol monophosphatase family protein, whose translation MSDLLTVAERAADAGAEFAIERFRRDVAVETKSTAMDLVTEVDRRAQERIVDVVREHDPDATIVAEEDDFRKTVPDRGEAWVIDPIDGTTNFVHGLLTWGPAVAVVRDGDPVAGAVVAPAREERYLVGPERATGNGDPLRVSDRSDPDSFVVAPILRYTGSAADRDRFAALTTRLVTELGDVRRLGSAQVTLALVAAGVLDATIGPFPPNAWDTVAGALMVERAGGTVTDLAGEPWTPDSDAIVATNGEAHDAVLDRLDGFDE comes from the coding sequence ATGTCTGACCTGCTGACAGTCGCCGAGCGCGCGGCCGACGCCGGCGCCGAGTTCGCGATCGAGCGGTTCCGTCGCGACGTCGCCGTCGAGACCAAATCGACGGCGATGGATCTCGTCACCGAGGTCGACCGCCGCGCACAGGAGCGCATCGTCGACGTCGTCCGCGAGCACGACCCCGACGCGACGATCGTCGCCGAGGAAGACGACTTCCGCAAGACGGTCCCGGACCGCGGCGAGGCCTGGGTGATCGACCCGATCGACGGCACCACGAACTTCGTCCACGGGCTGCTGACGTGGGGCCCCGCCGTCGCAGTCGTTCGGGACGGCGATCCCGTGGCCGGTGCCGTCGTCGCTCCGGCGCGCGAGGAGCGCTATCTCGTCGGTCCCGAACGCGCGACCGGGAACGGCGACCCCCTGCGCGTCAGCGACCGCTCCGACCCCGACTCGTTCGTCGTCGCCCCGATCCTCCGGTACACCGGAAGTGCGGCCGACAGGGACCGGTTCGCCGCCCTGACGACCCGGCTGGTGACCGAACTGGGCGACGTGCGACGGCTCGGGTCGGCGCAGGTGACCCTCGCGCTCGTCGCGGCGGGAGTGCTCGACGCGACGATCGGACCGTTCCCGCCGAACGCGTGGGACACCGTCGCAGGGGCGCTCATGGTCGAACGCGCCGGCGGGACCGTCACCGATCTCGCCGGCGAGCCGTGGACGCCCGACAGCGACGCGATCGTCGCGACCAACGGCGAGGCGCACGACGCCGTCCTCGACCGGCTCGACGGGTTCGACGAGTGA
- a CDS encoding glutaredoxin family protein encodes MTDPVPITVYRRHPCELCEEAVETIESAAEEASIPVAIETVDVDSDPALRDRYGDRVPVVAVDGRERFELFVDETELIGALRDAR; translated from the coding sequence ATGACCGATCCGGTCCCCATCACCGTGTATCGCCGCCACCCCTGCGAGCTCTGCGAGGAGGCCGTCGAGACGATCGAATCGGCCGCCGAGGAGGCTTCGATTCCGGTCGCGATCGAGACCGTCGACGTCGACAGCGATCCGGCGTTGCGCGACCGATACGGCGACCGCGTGCCGGTCGTGGCCGTCGACGGCCGCGAGCGGTTCGAACTGTTCGTCGACGAGACCGAACTGATCGGCGCGCTCAGAGACGCGCGCTAG
- a CDS encoding oxidoreductase, whose product MSNWSIDDAPRLEDETIVVTGANSGLGFEATRVFAQRGATVVMACRSIERGEDARREIEATDPDGRLDVRECDLADLESVERFAEGVRETYDSIDALCNNAGVMAIPRSETADGFETQFGVNHLGHFALTAQLLEPLRAGGETRVVTQSSGMHERGEIDFEDLHGERDYDKWDAYGQSKLANVLFGYELQRRLDAAGIEDVTSVVVHPGYADTNLQARTGRESGSKLVYTGMKLANAIFAQSARQGALPMIYATVAEEVDGGSYVGPGGFLNMRGAPEEQRSSDRSYDRETAKRLWAVSEDATGVAYDLPTSGDGPSSA is encoded by the coding sequence ATGAGCAACTGGTCGATCGACGACGCGCCGCGACTCGAGGACGAAACGATCGTCGTCACCGGGGCCAACAGCGGGCTCGGTTTCGAGGCGACACGAGTGTTCGCTCAGCGCGGCGCGACGGTCGTGATGGCCTGCCGGAGTATCGAACGGGGCGAGGACGCTCGACGGGAGATCGAAGCGACGGACCCGGACGGGCGACTCGACGTCCGGGAGTGTGATCTGGCCGACCTCGAGTCGGTGGAGCGCTTCGCCGAGGGGGTCCGCGAGACCTACGACTCGATCGACGCCCTCTGTAACAACGCCGGCGTGATGGCGATCCCCCGCAGCGAGACCGCCGACGGCTTCGAGACGCAGTTCGGCGTCAACCACCTCGGACACTTCGCGCTGACGGCCCAGTTGCTGGAGCCGCTGCGCGCCGGCGGCGAGACGCGTGTGGTCACCCAGTCAAGCGGGATGCACGAGCGCGGCGAGATCGACTTCGAGGACCTCCACGGGGAGCGCGACTACGACAAGTGGGACGCCTACGGACAGAGCAAGCTGGCGAACGTGCTGTTCGGCTACGAACTCCAGCGGCGACTCGACGCGGCGGGGATCGAGGACGTCACCAGCGTCGTCGTCCACCCCGGCTACGCGGACACGAACCTGCAGGCCCGGACGGGCCGCGAGTCCGGTTCGAAACTCGTCTACACAGGAATGAAACTCGCCAACGCGATCTTCGCACAGTCGGCCCGACAGGGCGCGCTCCCGATGATCTACGCGACGGTCGCCGAGGAGGTCGACGGCGGCAGCTACGTCGGGCCCGGCGGGTTCCTGAACATGCGAGGCGCGCCCGAGGAGCAGCGGTCGAGCGATCGATCCTACGACCGGGAGACCGCGAAGCGACTGTGGGCAGTGTCCGAGGACGCGACCGGCGTGGCGTACGATTTGCCGACGAGTGGTGACGGTCCGTCGAGCGCGTAG
- a CDS encoding YIP1 family protein, with protein MTQWIEDPEGGRDRGPRAVARAWFEVLTAPRRFFRTGVAPADQAPGLFFLMAVVFVAEGGRYLLVADGAPAVSSHPVAGPVLALALTVVLVAPVALHLLVALQTLVLMALVSDRAGVSETVQVLAYASAPCVAAGVPVPAVRLACGVYGFVLLVVGIAVVHETSYRRATLAAIPVGAIGFGYGFRTFGAAREILSVVSTLLESGGIV; from the coding sequence GTGACACAGTGGATCGAGGACCCGGAGGGCGGGCGCGATCGGGGGCCGCGAGCGGTCGCCCGCGCCTGGTTCGAGGTGCTGACCGCCCCGCGGCGGTTCTTCCGGACGGGCGTCGCCCCGGCCGATCAGGCCCCCGGGCTGTTCTTCCTGATGGCGGTCGTGTTCGTCGCAGAGGGCGGGCGGTATCTGCTCGTCGCCGACGGCGCGCCGGCGGTCAGCAGCCACCCGGTCGCCGGGCCGGTCCTCGCGCTCGCGCTGACGGTCGTGCTCGTCGCGCCGGTGGCGCTGCACCTGCTGGTCGCGCTCCAGACGCTCGTCTTGATGGCGCTCGTCTCCGATCGCGCCGGCGTCAGCGAGACGGTGCAGGTACTCGCGTACGCGAGCGCGCCGTGCGTCGCGGCCGGCGTTCCCGTGCCGGCCGTCAGACTCGCCTGCGGGGTGTACGGGTTCGTCCTGCTGGTCGTCGGCATCGCCGTCGTCCACGAGACGTCCTACCGGCGGGCGACGCTGGCGGCGATTCCCGTGGGTGCGATCGGGTTCGGGTACGGGTTCCGGACGTTCGGAGCCGCACGCGAGATCCTCTCGGTGGTGTCCACACTCCTCGAGTCCGGTGGCATCGTCTGA
- a CDS encoding NADPH-dependent FMN reductase produces the protein MSEPHVAAVAGSLREDSYTRVALERALRDASAAGASTDLIDLRELELPVFDADAREAGDAPELTRRIRAADSILLGTPVYHGSYAAPLKNALDYCGFDEFEKKTVGLLAVAGGSFPITALDHLRSVCRALDCWVIPHQAAVPRASSAIEDGEFVDSDLESRVATLGADAVQYANIEPEPASFESEENVGAGD, from the coding sequence ATGTCCGAGCCACACGTCGCCGCGGTCGCTGGAAGTCTCCGGGAGGACAGTTACACGCGAGTCGCGCTGGAGCGCGCGCTGCGGGACGCCAGCGCGGCCGGCGCGAGCACCGATCTGATCGACCTCCGCGAGCTCGAACTGCCGGTCTTCGACGCGGACGCCCGGGAGGCCGGAGACGCCCCCGAGCTCACACGGCGAATCCGGGCGGCAGATTCGATCCTGCTTGGAACGCCGGTGTATCACGGCTCGTACGCCGCGCCGCTGAAGAACGCGCTCGATTACTGCGGGTTCGACGAGTTCGAGAAGAAGACCGTCGGGCTGCTCGCGGTCGCCGGCGGGTCGTTTCCGATCACCGCGCTGGATCACCTGCGGTCTGTCTGTCGGGCGCTTGACTGCTGGGTGATCCCCCATCAGGCGGCCGTTCCGCGAGCCAGCAGCGCGATCGAAGACGGCGAGTTCGTCGATAGCGACCTGGAGTCGCGCGTGGCGACGCTGGGTGCGGACGCCGTCCAGTACGCGAACATCGAGCCCGAACCGGCGTCGTTCGAGAGCGAGGAGAACGTCGGTGCCGGCGATTAG
- a CDS encoding DsrE family protein gives MDLGIIVETNDPEKVWNGFRLANTALEDGHSVETFLLGDGVEAPDLEHPKMNPRGAMRKYVLNDGELLACGTCLDSRDLESGELRPRATMSDCLAVVENADKVLTIG, from the coding sequence ATGGATCTCGGGATCATCGTTGAGACGAACGACCCAGAGAAGGTCTGGAACGGCTTTCGGCTCGCGAACACAGCACTGGAAGACGGCCACTCCGTCGAGACGTTTCTCCTCGGTGACGGCGTCGAGGCGCCCGATCTCGAACACCCGAAAATGAACCCGCGCGGCGCGATGCGCAAGTACGTGCTCAACGACGGCGAACTGCTGGCCTGTGGGACCTGTCTCGACTCGCGCGACCTCGAGTCCGGCGAGCTCCGTCCCCGGGCGACGATGAGCGACTGTCTGGCCGTCGTCGAGAACGCCGACAAGGTGCTCACGATCGGATAG
- a CDS encoding helix-turn-helix domain-containing protein, with translation MSLYEASFRVRHECPYREISERNPELTIREWYLDDCQVVEITAPDVPGADVLDRIDDIGTVLHESVDESGLHVVTQSCLCSLEGSIVERFEEHNCLYQPPTIHRQGWEHYTVIAFDEADVRALLQDLEDDREIEVLSKTSIEQEPVPHSMLAPVDRLFEGLTDRQLAALRLALERGYYEQPRRTSLRELAAQTDIARSTYEEHLRKAENKLLTSAGEFLRLVTAQSTGDPLSVEQGRSERPAD, from the coding sequence ATGAGCCTCTACGAGGCGTCCTTCCGGGTCAGACACGAGTGTCCCTACCGGGAGATCTCCGAGCGCAACCCCGAGTTGACGATCAGGGAGTGGTACCTCGACGACTGTCAGGTCGTGGAGATCACGGCGCCGGACGTCCCGGGCGCGGACGTGCTCGACCGAATCGACGACATCGGGACGGTCCTGCACGAATCGGTCGACGAGTCGGGGCTGCACGTCGTCACGCAGTCGTGTCTCTGCTCGCTGGAGGGGTCGATCGTCGAGCGTTTCGAGGAGCACAACTGCCTCTACCAGCCGCCGACGATCCACCGTCAGGGCTGGGAGCACTACACCGTCATCGCGTTCGACGAAGCGGACGTCCGGGCGCTGCTGCAAGACCTGGAGGACGACCGCGAGATCGAGGTCCTCTCGAAGACGTCGATCGAGCAGGAGCCGGTCCCCCACAGCATGCTCGCGCCGGTCGACCGACTGTTCGAGGGACTGACCGACCGACAGCTGGCGGCGCTCCGGCTGGCGCTGGAGCGCGGGTACTACGAACAGCCTCGACGGACCTCGTTGCGGGAGCTGGCCGCGCAGACGGACATCGCCCGGTCGACCTACGAGGAGCACCTCCGGAAAGCCGAGAACAAGCTACTCACCAGCGCGGGCGAGTTCCTGCGATTGGTGACCGCACAGTCGACAGGTGACCCGCTGTCGGTCGAGCAGGGCCGATCCGAACGACCGGCGGATTGA
- a CDS encoding MFS transporter, translating into MDETTELRQGIREHLGQFSLHVLLVFATGLTIGSERTVVPVLGEDVLGVESFLVIGSFVVSFGFVKALLNLYAGKWGEEYGRKPVLVAGWLTALPIPVILIYAPSWAWITVGNVLLGINQGLTWSMAINAKIDLAGPDQRGLAVGIDEAFGYTGVAVGAWVTGVIAGRTSLRPEPFYFLAVVVVLALVLSVVLVRETVQLARLEGDDDHRDANLPFRAVLKRATYGDRTLFAAAQAGHVENFVDTLFWIAVPLYLTSEGLAIEAVGVVVGIHSAMYFLQIGTGGLADRIGRRPPVVWGMFLAGGGVLGMALVDSYLGWAVLAALSGLGMALLYPNLMTVPGDAAHPSWRSAGMGVYRMWRDAGYGVGAVLIGLSMELVSAEAAFYVTGGLMFLSGAVVYGWMEETHPEFGTHEPPAPAPEAAVADD; encoded by the coding sequence ATGGACGAGACCACGGAATTGCGACAGGGGATCCGCGAGCACCTCGGGCAGTTCTCGCTGCACGTGCTGCTGGTGTTCGCGACCGGGCTGACGATCGGCTCCGAGCGGACGGTCGTTCCCGTGCTGGGCGAGGACGTCCTCGGCGTCGAGTCGTTTCTCGTCATCGGATCGTTCGTCGTCTCCTTCGGATTCGTCAAGGCACTGCTGAACCTCTACGCGGGCAAGTGGGGCGAGGAGTACGGCCGCAAGCCGGTGCTCGTCGCCGGGTGGCTCACCGCGCTGCCGATCCCGGTGATCCTCATCTACGCGCCCAGTTGGGCCTGGATCACCGTCGGGAACGTCCTGCTCGGGATCAACCAGGGATTGACCTGGAGTATGGCGATCAACGCGAAGATCGACCTCGCCGGTCCCGACCAGCGCGGGCTGGCGGTCGGGATCGACGAGGCGTTCGGGTACACCGGCGTCGCAGTCGGCGCGTGGGTCACGGGCGTCATCGCCGGTCGGACGAGCCTTCGGCCCGAACCGTTCTACTTCCTGGCGGTCGTCGTCGTGCTGGCGCTGGTGCTGTCGGTCGTCCTCGTCAGAGAGACCGTCCAGCTGGCGCGTCTGGAGGGCGACGACGACCACCGCGACGCGAACCTCCCGTTCCGTGCCGTGCTGAAGCGGGCGACCTACGGCGACCGGACGCTGTTCGCCGCGGCCCAGGCCGGCCACGTCGAGAACTTCGTCGACACGCTGTTCTGGATCGCCGTCCCGCTGTATCTCACGAGCGAGGGACTCGCGATCGAGGCCGTCGGCGTCGTCGTCGGGATCCACAGCGCGATGTACTTCCTGCAGATCGGGACCGGCGGACTCGCGGATCGGATCGGCCGCCGGCCGCCGGTCGTCTGGGGGATGTTTCTGGCCGGTGGCGGCGTCCTCGGGATGGCCCTCGTCGATAGCTACCTCGGCTGGGCGGTGCTGGCCGCGCTCTCGGGGCTCGGCATGGCGCTGCTGTACCCGAACCTGATGACCGTGCCCGGCGACGCGGCCCACCCCTCCTGGCGTTCGGCGGGCATGGGCGTCTACCGGATGTGGCGCGACGCGGGCTACGGCGTCGGGGCCGTCCTCATCGGCCTGTCGATGGAACTGGTCAGTGCAGAGGCCGCGTTCTACGTGACCGGCGGGCTGATGTTCCTCTCGGGCGCGGTCGTGTACGGCTGGATGGAGGAGACCCACCCGGAGTTCGGGACGCACGAACCACCGGCACCGGCTCCGGAGGCCGCGGTCGCCGACGATTGA
- a CDS encoding A/G-specific adenine glycosylase — MTEASGSGCLPDDVDRVRAALIEWYEADHREYPWRETTDPYPILVSEVMSQQTQLDRVVDAWADFLDRWPIVEDLAAADRADVVGFWTDHSLGYNNRAKYLHEAAREVRDEHGGQFPRDPDDLQELMGVGPYTANAVASFAFDNGDAVVDTNVRRVLYRAFGVPDEDDAFERIAGQLMPDGESRVWNNAIMELGGVACMKTPACDGAACPWRKWCDAYETGDFTAPDVPTQPDFEGSRRQFRGRVISVLGDANELPLDDLGPRVRVDYVPDGDGEGSREWLRELVSDLEADGLVELDTRDGDAVVRLQ; from the coding sequence ATGACCGAGGCGTCCGGTAGCGGGTGTCTCCCTGACGACGTCGATCGCGTCAGGGCGGCGTTAATCGAATGGTACGAGGCCGACCACCGGGAGTACCCCTGGCGGGAGACGACCGATCCGTATCCGATCCTCGTCTCGGAAGTGATGAGCCAGCAGACTCAGCTCGACCGCGTCGTCGACGCCTGGGCGGACTTTCTCGACCGCTGGCCGATCGTCGAGGATCTCGCCGCGGCCGACCGGGCTGACGTCGTCGGCTTCTGGACCGACCACAGCCTCGGGTACAACAACCGCGCGAAGTACCTCCACGAGGCTGCCCGGGAAGTCCGGGACGAACACGGCGGGCAGTTCCCCCGCGATCCCGACGACCTGCAGGAGCTGATGGGCGTCGGTCCCTATACCGCCAACGCCGTCGCCTCCTTCGCGTTCGACAACGGCGACGCGGTCGTCGACACGAACGTTAGGCGAGTGCTGTATCGCGCTTTCGGTGTCCCGGACGAGGACGACGCGTTCGAGCGCATCGCGGGACAGCTCATGCCCGACGGCGAGTCGCGGGTCTGGAACAACGCGATCATGGAACTCGGGGGCGTGGCCTGCATGAAGACGCCGGCCTGTGACGGCGCGGCCTGTCCCTGGCGGAAGTGGTGTGACGCCTACGAGACCGGCGATTTCACCGCGCCGGACGTCCCGACCCAGCCCGACTTCGAGGGGAGCCGCCGGCAGTTCCGGGGTCGGGTGATTTCGGTGCTCGGAGACGCCAACGAACTGCCGCTCGACGACCTCGGCCCGCGCGTCCGGGTCGATTACGTCCCCGACGGCGACGGCGAGGGGAGCCGCGAGTGGCTGCGAGAACTGGTCTCCGATCTCGAGGCCGATGGACTGGTCGAACTCGACACGCGGGACGGCGACGCCGTGGTTCGACTGCAGTAG
- a CDS encoding response regulator transcription factor yields MSDPDAPVVLIVEDEPDVAETYNLWLQDEYVVRVAQNGDEALDMLDESVDVVLLDRMMPGLSGDEVLSRIRESGYECRIAMVTAVEPDFDILEMGFDSYLTKPIRSEQLHETIENLLERSAYDGLLQEYYSLVEKQATLEATKSSAELAESDEYEELTERIDDLQDDLSQTLGGIEDDEDFIATLRGLGNGDEH; encoded by the coding sequence ATGTCAGATCCCGACGCACCCGTCGTGCTCATCGTCGAAGACGAACCGGACGTCGCCGAGACGTACAATCTCTGGCTACAGGACGAGTACGTGGTCCGGGTAGCCCAGAACGGCGACGAAGCCCTCGACATGCTCGACGAGTCGGTCGACGTGGTCTTGCTGGATCGGATGATGCCCGGCCTGTCGGGAGACGAAGTCCTCTCGCGGATCCGCGAGAGCGGCTACGAGTGTCGGATCGCGATGGTGACGGCGGTCGAACCGGACTTCGACATCCTCGAGATGGGGTTCGACTCGTATCTCACCAAGCCGATTCGGAGCGAGCAACTCCACGAGACGATCGAGAACCTCCTCGAACGCTCGGCGTACGACGGACTGCTACAGGAATACTACTCACTCGTCGAAAAGCAGGCGACGCTTGAAGCGACCAAGAGCAGCGCGGAGCTGGCCGAAAGCGACGAATACGAGGAATTAACGGAGCGGATCGACGACTTGCAGGACGATCTCTCACAGACGCTGGGGGGAATCGAAGACGACGAGGACTTCATCGCGACGCTGCGGGGGCTCGGGAATGGCGACGAACACTGA
- a CDS encoding RAD55 family ATPase, translated as MYDLTSVLDVDALASVRPGSTILISGPAMTGKESLAYDLLADGVRQNEGAVIVSTGDRADNVISDFSERTGRGSFPLGVIDCVSDRSGGETTDDGVYAHHVSSPGDLTGIGIGITKALEGLHESGVEKGRLALSSLSTMLTYTDRKTVFKFCHVLSSRLDSAGYLGLFTIDSGAHDDQTLQVIKQAFDGMIEIRERDGTREARVVGLTSSPSDWQTLE; from the coding sequence ATGTACGATCTCACTTCCGTACTTGATGTGGATGCACTGGCCTCGGTCAGGCCCGGCTCGACGATCCTCATCTCGGGTCCGGCCATGACGGGAAAGGAATCGCTCGCGTACGACCTGCTGGCGGACGGCGTCAGGCAGAACGAGGGCGCCGTGATCGTCTCGACCGGCGACCGGGCCGACAACGTCATCAGCGACTTCAGCGAGCGGACCGGCCGTGGATCGTTCCCGCTGGGCGTCATCGACTGCGTCTCGGATCGGTCCGGCGGCGAGACGACCGACGACGGCGTGTACGCACACCACGTCTCCTCGCCGGGCGACCTGACGGGGATCGGGATCGGGATCACTAAGGCCCTCGAGGGGCTCCACGAGAGCGGCGTCGAGAAGGGGCGGCTCGCGCTCTCGTCGCTGTCGACGATGCTGACTTACACCGACCGCAAGACGGTCTTCAAGTTCTGTCACGTCCTCTCCTCGCGGCTTGACTCGGCGGGCTATCTCGGCCTGTTCACGATCGATTCGGGCGCACACGACGATCAGACGCTGCAGGTCATCAAACAGGCGTTCGACGGCATGATCGAGATCCGCGAACGGGACGGCACCCGAGAGGCGCGGGTCGTCGGGCTGACCTCCTCGCCGTCCGACTGGCAGACCCTAGAGTAA
- a CDS encoding DUF5788 family protein, which produces MSSESDVVSEERRSELLDRISKRGATIGEQIPDEVTIDGQTIALRSFVWETKKQGVVPPEKREAVQDVRATLNRERDRLKERLRTADVSPEEAKELADTIVGLDRAISALKNLREPDLQQHTHEEYVESNRRWVNFIDQLL; this is translated from the coding sequence ATGAGCAGCGAGAGTGACGTCGTCTCGGAGGAGCGACGGTCGGAACTGCTCGATCGCATCTCCAAACGGGGGGCGACGATCGGCGAACAGATCCCCGACGAGGTGACGATCGACGGGCAGACGATCGCGCTGCGGTCGTTCGTCTGGGAGACCAAAAAGCAGGGCGTCGTCCCGCCGGAGAAACGCGAGGCCGTTCAGGACGTTCGCGCGACGCTCAATCGAGAACGCGACCGACTGAAAGAACGGCTTCGAACTGCGGACGTCTCGCCCGAGGAGGCCAAGGAACTGGCCGATACGATCGTCGGGCTCGATCGGGCGATCTCCGCGCTGAAGAACCTCCGCGAACCCGACCTTCAGCAACACACACACGAGGAATACGTGGAAAGCAACCGCCGCTGGGTCAACTTTATCGACCAGTTACTCTAG